From Geotalea uraniireducens Rf4:
ACAGCAACCCTCATTTCTGCTGTAAAGACGTTGCTGCACGAGGATATCAAGATCTGCAACGGCAGATTCAATCCCGAGAGACGGCGCGCTGACAAAGATCATCTCGTCGTCGGGGAGAGGGAATGTCAAAACCTCTTTGAGGTCGAGGCAGGCGCAGTGCTCAATGACCGCCAGATCGAAAAGATGTTCCTTTAATCCTTTGACGACCTTGTCCGGCATGTCAAAGAAAAATTTCAGATTGTTCAGGTCGGCATTATGCATCATGAATTCCTTAAGAACGCTAGATAAATAAGCGATTCCGAAGGCCGGCGTGCAACAGAAAGATATCCTCGGTTTGTTGCCCATTTCGGTTAATCCGTGCAGCAGTTCCTGTTCAATCTCCAGAAGTTTCTTTGCTTTATCGAAAACCAGACTGCCGGCTTGAGTCGGTTTTAGAACTGGACCGGAACGATCCAGCAACGGATAGCCATACTGATCCTCTAGAAATTTGATCCGGCGCGAAGCTGCAGAAGGACTGACACAGAGGTTTTCCGCCGCTTTGGAAAGGCTGCCGGTCTTGACCGCCTCGATTAACGTTTTGAGATAGATGGATTCCATGACTTTAAAAAGCTCCCTGTGCGCATTACGCAAAGCATCGTGAGAATCATTCGCTTTATTTTTATCAGTAACTTCCGGTTAGGTTTTTGCACGACGTTTCTTACGTTTCAACTGTCTAATTTTGTTTGAGTTACCTTGTATTCTTGTGCGACGGCTCTGCTGTTCGGCTGCTGCTTCATTTGCAATCTGATTGCGTAATTCTCGTACCCTGCTAATGCTGACTGGCTCCTGGTGCTGCTCACGGCAATAGATGGCTAGCAGCAGATAGGTGATGAGACCACCAAGTATTTGAACCATGAGACCATATTCGCTTCTGGCAATCAGGTGATACACCTTTAGGTGGCGTTTCCACCAACCGAAGAAGGTCTCTATGTTCCA
This genomic window contains:
- a CDS encoding LysR family transcriptional regulator; its protein translation is MESIYLKTLIEAVKTGSLSKAAENLCVSPSAASRRIKFLEDQYGYPLLDRSGPVLKPTQAGSLVFDKAKKLLEIEQELLHGLTEMGNKPRISFCCTPAFGIAYLSSVLKEFMMHNADLNNLKFFFDMPDKVVKGLKEHLFDLAVIEHCACLDLKEVLTFPLPDDEMIFVSAPSLGIESAVADLDILVQQRLYSRNEGCCSKIFLDSNMQNVGRDSQEFKQIIIYDDLHLIIQAVLDGEGIAFISRSVVDKYLDNGSLRVHRVEGFRHNRNRTLVVPHAKQIDTNLMNFIGCIFSAFSLTLPELETTISQPPPPAIF